The proteins below come from a single Alkaliphilus sp. B6464 genomic window:
- a CDS encoding Asp23/Gls24 family envelope stress response protein, translated as MKNILIKESPEGNIYLSFEAIKSIVNESVLSSVGVYKKDPNFFDKIFKNENVKIDTNKNKLILDIPIKIIYGNNIPNTCTEVQNTISYNLSIFLGIKNIVVNILVDGLVMDDDLEKIARKREQQDKKDKFIF; from the coding sequence ATGAAAAATATTTTAATTAAAGAATCTCCAGAGGGTAATATATATTTATCTTTTGAGGCTATAAAATCTATTGTAAATGAATCTGTCTTGAGTTCAGTTGGGGTTTATAAAAAAGATCCTAATTTTTTTGATAAAATATTTAAAAATGAAAATGTTAAGATTGACACAAATAAAAATAAACTTATTTTAGATATACCTATTAAAATAATTTATGGTAATAACATACCTAATACTTGTACTGAAGTACAAAATACTATATCTTATAACTTGTCTATTTTTTTAGGAATAAAAAATATTGTTGTAAATATTCTTGTTGATGGGTTAGTAATGGATGACGATTTAGAAAAGATTGCAAGAAAAAGAGAGCAGCAAGATAAAAAAGATAAATTTATTTTCTAA
- a CDS encoding type II toxin-antitoxin system PemK/MazF family toxin, producing the protein MDIKRGDVLLVMLSPSIGSEQGGKRPVVVVQNNIGNKYSPTIIVAPITSCMNKSKLPTHVEIENHAKCGLDKESIVLLEQIDTIDKTRIIKKLNSVDSETLERIDSAILTSLGLL; encoded by the coding sequence ATGGATATTAAAAGAGGAGATGTTCTTTTGGTTATGCTAAGTCCATCTATAGGTTCAGAACAGGGTGGAAAACGACCTGTTGTTGTAGTGCAGAACAATATTGGAAATAAATACAGTCCTACAATTATTGTCGCCCCAATTACATCCTGCATGAATAAATCAAAATTACCTACTCATGTTGAAATAGAAAATCATGCGAAATGTGGATTAGATAAAGAAAGCATAGTCTTGTTGGAACAAATTGACACTATAGATAAAACAAGAATTATTAAAAAGTTAAATTCTGTTGATAGTGAAACACTAGAAAGGATTGACAGTGCTATTCTTACAAGTCTGGGACTTTTATAA
- a CDS encoding DUF6557 family protein, translated as MFEKFFNKNKIQKEVDNKFIVKQLFHEIKFESIKKIIGDNPILFNIESNEFDKYERIYNILLNTEPKKNKKRWYINVYYYGIEVIKKKDDVARNSIIEHITWKEWLGFYIDMNVFKEYTKEEVASFIFDEMTYHGVTEDERLEYINSIKNNTSNENKITDMKKIRRMLKLTN; from the coding sequence ATGTTTGAAAAGTTTTTTAATAAAAATAAGATTCAAAAGGAAGTAGATAATAAATTTATTGTTAAACAACTTTTTCATGAAATAAAATTTGAAAGTATAAAAAAAATTATTGGAGATAACCCAATATTGTTCAATATAGAATCAAATGAATTTGATAAATATGAAAGAATATACAATATTTTATTAAATACAGAACCTAAAAAAAATAAAAAAAGATGGTACATAAATGTTTATTATTACGGTATAGAGGTTATTAAAAAAAAGGATGATGTTGCAAGAAATTCAATTATAGAACATATCACTTGGAAAGAATGGTTGGGTTTTTATATAGATATGAATGTTTTTAAAGAATACACAAAAGAGGAAGTGGCATCTTTTATATTTGACGAAATGACTTATCATGGTGTTACAGAAGATGAAAGATTAGAATATATCAATAGTATAAAAAATAACACATCAAATGAAAATAAAATTACTGACATGAAGAAAATAAGGAGAATGCTTAAATTAACGAATTAA
- a CDS encoding helix-turn-helix transcriptional regulator, with amino-acid sequence MIEFKKGIIKGKITNGILEIITENPNLSNEIHILELNEVEEFLDKNDYTFTKSDKTKTINFSKCFIENRLKDYLNEHGISQSHLARKLGVGRTSINNLCNAKNLELETAYKITAALRLTPEKVVIIFPPKNLEMLF; translated from the coding sequence GTGATAGAGTTTAAAAAAGGAATTATAAAAGGTAAAATTACAAACGGGATATTAGAAATCATTACCGAAAACCCTAATCTTTCTAATGAAATACATATTCTGGAGTTAAACGAAGTAGAAGAATTTCTTGACAAAAATGATTATACATTTACTAAGTCAGATAAAACAAAAACCATTAATTTTTCAAAATGTTTTATTGAAAATAGATTAAAAGATTATTTAAATGAGCATGGAATAAGTCAAAGTCACCTAGCCAGAAAATTAGGCGTAGGGAGAACAAGTATTAATAATCTTTGTAACGCTAAGAATTTAGAATTAGAAACTGCATATAAAATAACAGCAGCCCTTAGATTAACACCTGAAAAAGTTGTAATTATTTTCCCACCTAAAAACCTTGAAATGTTGTTTTAG
- a CDS encoding DUF3467 domain-containing protein, whose protein sequence is MQNHQVQPSVYSDFVNIGFNLYNFTLYFGSIEENSNQLMGKVKMSPETAKALRDALDKNIKTYEDTYGYINTFTEDVKIKEIELRERNMTKAEMDRKQGEELPTTVQEKTIE, encoded by the coding sequence ATGCAAAATCATCAAGTTCAACCTTCGGTTTATTCTGATTTCGTTAATATAGGTTTTAATTTATATAATTTCACACTATATTTTGGCTCTATCGAAGAAAATTCCAATCAATTAATGGGAAAAGTTAAAATGAGTCCTGAAACAGCAAAGGCATTAAGAGATGCTTTAGATAAAAATATTAAAACTTATGAGGATACTTATGGATATATAAATACTTTTACTGAAGATGTAAAAATAAAAGAAATTGAATTAAGAGAAAGAAATATGACTAAAGCAGAAATGGACAGAAAACAAGGAGAGGAACTTCCGACAACTGTTCAAGAGAAGACTATTGAATAG
- a CDS encoding metallophosphoesterase → MAKKLMFKILHFTDTHYTRQNPENRKDIMFDAAIKKTKEVAQIGKDHKVDFYLHTGDFFNSADISDAVAGEVGKVYKKAFDKKVIVLPGGHDLRHNNIMTIEQTKLGLFGKLGIVKILNFGERVFAEKEGFKLEITGVPSETLIDRKKDLAILREKEADFSIYMLHSMVLKENKQVGTYIPISEIQKETKANLTLIGHYHLGFETGEYFDSVMGFTKYFINPGALVRKYNFIEEIKRTPQVALICIYDDKSVDIEYIPLKSALKGEEVLDRQKMMEQREYKEKLVKFTQGIVDFTRDKKDINLVTDIEEIFKTMCENEPNMDDGEKIEIEKIGLAFIEDAKQVLGLSR, encoded by the coding sequence GTGGCTAAGAAATTAATGTTTAAGATATTGCATTTTACAGATACACATTATACACGACAAAATCCTGAAAATAGAAAAGATATCATGTTTGATGCTGCTATTAAAAAAACCAAAGAAGTCGCTCAAATTGGAAAAGATCATAAAGTAGATTTTTACCTTCATACTGGTGACTTTTTTAATAGTGCAGATATATCTGATGCTGTTGCAGGAGAAGTTGGAAAGGTTTATAAAAAGGCATTTGATAAAAAAGTAATTGTTCTTCCCGGAGGGCATGACCTAAGACACAACAACATAATGACCATTGAACAGACTAAATTAGGTCTGTTTGGCAAATTAGGAATTGTAAAGATATTAAATTTCGGTGAAAGAGTTTTTGCTGAAAAAGAAGGTTTTAAGTTAGAAATAACTGGTGTGCCTAGCGAGACTTTAATTGATAGAAAAAAAGATTTAGCAATCCTTAGAGAAAAAGAGGCTGATTTTTCTATATACATGCTACATAGCATGGTGTTAAAAGAAAACAAACAAGTTGGTACTTACATTCCAATTAGTGAAATTCAAAAAGAGACTAAGGCTAATTTAACACTTATAGGACACTATCATCTTGGTTTTGAAACTGGTGAATATTTCGATTCAGTTATGGGATTTACTAAATACTTTATTAATCCCGGTGCTCTAGTTAGAAAATATAACTTTATTGAGGAAATTAAAAGAACTCCACAAGTTGCTTTAATTTGCATATATGACGACAAAAGTGTAGATATTGAGTACATTCCTCTAAAATCTGCTTTAAAAGGTGAAGAAGTCTTAGATAGGCAAAAGATGATGGAGCAAAGAGAGTATAAAGAAAAACTAGTCAAATTTACTCAAGGTATTGTCGACTTTACGAGAGATAAAAAAGACATCAATTTAGTAACCGATATTGAGGAGATTTTTAAAACAATGTGTGAAAATGAGCCTAATATGGATGATGGTGAAAAAATTGAAATTGAAAAAATTGGACTAGCATTTATTGAAGATGCGAAACAAGTTTTAGGTTTATCAAGATAG
- a CDS encoding AAA family ATPase produces MSQEKEKVYLVRTILYNIQSHKKTIFEWHKGFNVVVGPSDSGKTAFQRGLNWNLYNESGSDLIRDRDDGAVDKNGNIKKENLAYVTNEYSNGVIVTRKYDKGVNIYEVIDENGELHAFDGFRDNVPELVSKLSGISPLTINEKFKLNLNIVPSRGIGIIDYTGGEKSQVIGAYAQANVIDVAIKNVQAEMGRINIKVSSLEKEIKDFDKKIEDMGDMDEKEKTIQEIDNLYLSLSEEDFMRSELLELEKSINEKINFIKDDKGFIESCKNIDKQELDILKMEQTVNDIRFEIKDIIDKRNRLTNIKTRIVDRQNEIKDAAKILEETKDIDKKENQLLKIEIEVNTLQKEVNFTNETRKNLESLNKSINYHKDIIIQDKKILEQYKNLDKNEEELNNITFEVDEYKFMIIEEKNTKNKLLKLKESINTKLDNRKQGNEFLNKNKQAIEILISECISLVKDLGRCPLCMSNLDKNHLDNIRKELEEM; encoded by the coding sequence TTGAGTCAAGAAAAGGAAAAAGTGTACCTTGTTAGAACTATACTTTACAATATACAGTCCCACAAAAAAACTATTTTTGAATGGCATAAAGGATTTAATGTTGTAGTAGGTCCTAGTGATAGTGGAAAAACAGCGTTTCAAAGAGGGTTAAATTGGAATTTGTACAATGAATCAGGTAGTGACCTTATTAGAGACAGAGATGATGGAGCGGTAGATAAAAATGGAAATATAAAAAAAGAAAACTTGGCTTATGTAACAAATGAATACTCAAATGGTGTTATAGTTACTAGAAAATATGATAAAGGCGTAAACATTTATGAAGTTATAGATGAGAATGGTGAACTACATGCTTTCGATGGCTTTAGGGATAATGTTCCTGAACTTGTATCTAAACTTTCAGGTATTTCACCATTAACCATCAATGAAAAGTTTAAACTTAACCTTAATATTGTTCCATCACGAGGCATTGGCATAATTGATTATACAGGTGGGGAAAAGTCTCAAGTCATTGGAGCATATGCACAGGCTAATGTTATTGATGTGGCCATTAAAAATGTTCAGGCTGAAATGGGAAGAATTAATATAAAAGTTTCTAGTCTCGAAAAAGAAATTAAAGACTTTGATAAAAAAATTGAAGATATGGGCGATATGGATGAAAAGGAAAAGACAATTCAAGAAATTGATAACCTTTACTTATCTTTATCCGAAGAAGATTTTATGAGAAGTGAATTGTTAGAACTTGAGAAATCCATTAATGAAAAAATAAATTTTATTAAAGATGATAAAGGGTTCATTGAATCTTGTAAAAATATAGATAAGCAAGAACTTGATATATTAAAAATGGAACAAACCGTCAACGATATTCGATTTGAAATTAAAGATATTATTGATAAGAGAAATAGATTAACTAATATTAAAACCCGTATTGTTGATAGACAAAATGAAATAAAAGATGCTGCAAAGATTCTTGAAGAAACTAAAGACATTGATAAAAAAGAAAATCAATTACTCAAAATAGAGATTGAAGTTAATACTCTCCAAAAGGAAGTCAATTTCACTAATGAAACACGAAAAAATCTTGAGTCTCTTAACAAGAGTATAAATTATCACAAAGATATCATTATCCAAGATAAGAAAATTTTAGAACAATATAAAAACCTTGATAAAAATGAAGAAGAACTAAACAATATAACTTTTGAAGTTGATGAATATAAATTCATGATTATAGAAGAAAAAAATACCAAAAATAAACTTCTTAAACTAAAAGAATCCATTAATACTAAACTTGATAATCGTAAGCAAGGTAACGAGTTCTTAAATAAAAACAAACAAGCGATAGAAATACTTATTAGTGAATGTATTTCTTTGGTTAAAGATTTAGGAAGATGTCCACTATGTATGAGTAATTTAGATAAAAACCATTTAGATAATATAAGAAAAGAACTGGAGGAGATGTAA